The proteins below are encoded in one region of Limnochorda pilosa:
- a CDS encoding phospholipase D family protein, with amino-acid sequence MVRFAYPKQELLRQQCRSGEEVLVSAPFYSAESLAWVVPAANGRLEFWTRLNPNDFVAGVSDPAALVKLVDCLGAGRVTLRMHRALHAKIYLVDRKWGYVGSANLTLAAFFTNVEAMAEMDGEEAEALAHLVDIMRPRLQEVSVDDFRSFVDATKDVIEKYPEHRQLVPEEAQGELQAAIDLADDLLVPRKPEIDHERAPRLEDFIVFLERRNESSAGELIARHRGHSNLQGHVKQSYYGSVLFLLHPAYASLRPGLVQTAVNHVPRVSREVEEKWIEFLDAHAGIKGPDFDLSVLRRILPESLGGYTTTGGGASSTFRRTLPLVARFLDEHKIE; translated from the coding sequence ATGGTGAGATTTGCCTACCCCAAGCAGGAACTCCTCCGCCAACAATGCCGATCTGGCGAGGAAGTCTTGGTGTCGGCGCCGTTCTATAGTGCGGAGTCCCTAGCGTGGGTAGTCCCTGCGGCAAATGGTCGGCTCGAATTCTGGACTCGGCTCAACCCGAACGACTTTGTTGCAGGTGTCTCCGATCCCGCTGCCCTTGTGAAACTAGTAGATTGCCTAGGAGCCGGGCGTGTAACGCTTCGGATGCACAGAGCGTTGCACGCTAAGATCTACCTGGTGGATAGAAAGTGGGGGTACGTGGGCTCCGCCAACCTGACCCTGGCGGCCTTCTTTACAAACGTTGAGGCAATGGCGGAAATGGATGGCGAGGAAGCCGAGGCTCTGGCGCACCTAGTGGATATCATGCGCCCACGTCTCCAAGAGGTTTCGGTGGATGATTTCCGTTCGTTCGTTGACGCAACAAAGGACGTGATAGAGAAATACCCAGAGCATCGACAACTCGTGCCTGAAGAGGCGCAAGGCGAGCTCCAGGCTGCTATTGACCTCGCTGATGACCTTCTTGTGCCGAGGAAGCCCGAAATAGATCATGAACGGGCGCCCCGCCTTGAGGATTTCATCGTGTTCCTGGAGAGAAGGAATGAGAGCAGTGCGGGAGAATTAATCGCAAGGCACAGGGGGCACAGCAACCTTCAAGGCCATGTAAAACAAAGCTATTACGGCTCGGTGCTCTTCTTGCTGCATCCGGCTTACGCTTCATTACGACCTGGGCTTGTCCAGACTGCTGTGAATCATGTCCCCCGAGTGAGTCGTGAGGTCGAGGAGAAGTGGATAGAGTTCCTGGATGCTCACGCAGGCATCAAAGGGCCTGACTTCGACCTGTCTGTCCTGAGACGCATCTTGCCGGAGAGTCTGGGGGGGTATACGACCACAGGTGGTGGGGCAAGCTCAACTTTCCGCAGGACCTTGCCGCTAGTCGCCCGTTTTCTGGATGAGCACAAGATCGAATAG
- a CDS encoding DNA-methyltransferase has product MAEQIVSAASKAFLVTVAQAKERLAQGEVAHFDSLIHGDCLDVLPAFPANSVDLIHTSPPYNIGKAYKSVDDDRLLDEYIAFLESVVNECYRVLKPDGSFFFQTGYSEDAGQDREIVPIDMLTYRLFRDAGFRLWDRVIWYYFGGMSFARKFKNNHETILWWVKPGNGKLAPYFDVDAVREQSRSYDKRNNLWGKNPGNVWIEDRVAFGGHRRVTSHIAIYPESVTERIIRACSRPGEVVLDPFAGSGTTPAVARSLGRSWVGIEISEEYALESAFRLGTKQRDELHSLGSGLVKIVGFDNRPRQVPLEHLMERVKAWVQHLRVDMLRETLEKQLGRLHAAEPSCKGRVPENGMKELKPDVWAMFDGMFSNPPSGFRALVEASAILDALYPQRSRWNGIRRYSDTLDLLKRLWVVTEGGESLDGFLARVLEDEPSSYETRGKQVVFNGPPLQVTSADSGSGKNGIGQGKMFS; this is encoded by the coding sequence ATGGCGGAGCAAATCGTTTCGGCAGCCAGCAAAGCCTTTCTGGTCACTGTGGCGCAAGCGAAGGAACGCTTGGCCCAAGGCGAGGTTGCTCATTTCGACAGCTTGATTCATGGTGATTGTCTCGACGTCCTGCCGGCCTTTCCAGCCAACTCGGTGGACCTGATACATACGAGTCCGCCGTATAACATCGGTAAGGCCTACAAGTCCGTCGATGACGATCGCCTGCTAGATGAATACATAGCCTTTCTTGAGAGTGTAGTGAACGAATGCTACCGGGTGTTGAAGCCCGACGGGTCGTTCTTCTTCCAGACAGGGTACAGCGAAGACGCTGGCCAGGACCGGGAGATCGTGCCTATCGACATGCTTACCTACAGGCTTTTCCGGGATGCTGGCTTCCGCCTTTGGGATCGGGTCATTTGGTACTATTTCGGGGGCATGTCGTTTGCCCGTAAGTTTAAGAACAACCACGAAACCATCCTTTGGTGGGTCAAGCCAGGCAACGGCAAGTTGGCGCCGTACTTCGATGTTGATGCTGTTAGGGAGCAGTCTAGGTCCTACGACAAGAGGAACAACCTTTGGGGCAAGAACCCCGGGAATGTGTGGATCGAGGACCGAGTGGCCTTTGGTGGCCACCGGCGTGTGACCTCTCACATAGCGATCTACCCGGAGTCGGTCACGGAGCGGATCATTCGGGCTTGTTCCCGGCCGGGTGAAGTCGTCTTGGATCCCTTTGCGGGGAGTGGAACGACCCCCGCTGTGGCAAGAAGCCTTGGGCGTTCCTGGGTGGGCATAGAGATCTCGGAGGAATACGCCTTGGAGTCCGCTTTTCGTCTTGGGACCAAGCAGCGTGATGAGCTACATAGCCTTGGGTCTGGGCTAGTCAAGATTGTGGGGTTCGATAACCGCCCACGTCAAGTGCCGCTTGAGCACTTGATGGAGCGGGTCAAGGCATGGGTGCAGCACCTGCGTGTCGATATGCTTCGAGAGACGCTCGAAAAGCAGCTTGGGAGGTTGCATGCAGCTGAGCCGAGCTGTAAGGGCAGAGTGCCTGAGAATGGCATGAAGGAATTGAAGCCTGATGTCTGGGCGATGTTCGATGGTATGTTCAGCAATCCGCCCTCGGGTTTCCGTGCACTCGTCGAGGCCAGCGCCATCCTTGATGCGCTGTATCCGCAGAGATCTCGATGGAACGGTATCCGACGCTACTCCGATACGCTTGATCTCCTAAAGCGATTGTGGGTTGTTACTGAAGGTGGGGAGTCGCTAGATGGGTTCTTGGCACGAGTCCTTGAGGACGAGCCTTCTTCGTACGAGACCCGGGGGAAGCAGGTAGTCTTCAACGGACCCCCGCTGCAAGTAACCAGCGCGGATTCGGGCTCAGGGAAGAACGGAATTGGGCAGGGAAAGATGTTCAGTTAG
- a CDS encoding PKD domain-containing protein produces MKQRSGWQATRASRSLASGLIIGLLCTLAPWVALAATFTVDSLADSHDHTPGDGSCADQSGACTLRAAIEDASTNGEPDTILFAIDGVISLVLGPIELLEGATTIAGADGRVTVDGSGNPQDTDNFLIRSDDNVIRGLMVQNARRDGIRIEGARNIIGGSEPGHRNVISLNSSAGIHIDGAGALDNVISGNYIGTDPTGRFARGNAYYGIYVLRGEHTIIGGDTPSERNLISGNGEYGIYILEANNNVVSGNYVGTAIDGEVAIGNSIGVSIGGWSTGNVVGGDTPAERNLVSGNGKGIEIGQPGAADNVVIGNLIGTDVSGTRALGNSTGVVIVSGATSNTIGGTSASVRNVISGNVSSGVQIVSSGTTGNAVIGNYIGTDISGTVALGNGRDGVSLEYGTHDNIVGGENPGAGNVIASNQGAGVRLLQSTSNVVAGNRIGTDANGSKALGNGHGILLESAAAANVIGGDTPESGNLIAFNGTGITMTGSSTRFNKIRYNSMRENSGPGIVISNGAQDGISPPTIHSADLTMVVGTAASGGMTIDLYLADGDPSGAGEGETFVTTGVTGENGDFAIPVSGLSADDVLTATATDASGNTSAFALNVEVNVPPVAQAGPDQLVLVGQAMQLDGSGSHDPDGDSLSYSWSFVSKPPSSGAALADPFAQAPTFVPDVAGEYRVELVVDDGHGETDRDEVTVTANTPPVADVGPDQRVLPGTTVQLEGSGSTDPDGDPLAYGWEFVFRPAGSEAVLAGASTPTASFVADVAGVYTVRLTVDDGRGGTAQDEVTITANTPPVANAGPGRIVLLGSTVQLDGSGSHDPDGDQLSYRWTLVSAPSGSSAALSDPALPAPTFDADVAGAYVLELVVTDSRDETGVDQVTITANTRPLADAGLDQRVLPGTTVHLDGSGSSDPDGDPLVYEWGFVSRPLGSEAALAGASTSTASFVADTAGVYAVRLTVEDGRGANDQDEVTITANTPPLANAGPDQVVPLGATVQLDASGSFDADGDDLMHNWSLIDMPDGSSATLSDPALRAPTFIADLPGEYRIELTVSDGAEANVDVVVVTGNAPPVANAGVDQEVLVGNTVLLDGTGSSDPEGDALSYSWYFVSKPPNSNAALSDDATGTPSFVPDVGGEYVVAVGVSDGISDSEPDTVTIAANSRPVARPGEDRVVLVGSSVEMDGSASFDPDGDPLTYEWSLLSKPSASGAALEGENTPTPAVVVDIAGTYVVRLTVDDQRGGTGSAEVAILANTAPIAAAGTDQSVSVGDAVQLDASGSLDADADILAYVWSFLSKPTSSGATLLNPNAATASFLSDVAGQYHLQVLVTDIHGATGSDEVVITANTAPVANAGPDQLVPVGTTVQLDASGSFDSDGDNLVYEWSLSGMPDSSSAVLSDPALPSPTFVVDVPGQYQADLVVSDGRESSFDSTIVVGNAAPVASAGAAQVVPVGKIVRLDGTGSDDPEGDELAYSWRFVFLPAGSNASLAGADTDAPSFTPDVAGEYVLELVVSDGLSESPPDRVTVTGNGRPVADVGPDQEVLLGAKVTLNGAGSTDPEGEPLAYAWGLTARPAGSEAALTGGSTPVATLVPDRPGTYEVTLTVADPWGGTDAATVAILARARPVTTFDHAPATDLTTASVIAFADSSSDEDGEIVGWEWEFGDGATSNLQNPSHQYAAPGIYHVSLVVTDDDDLSSNPVRATLAVGTPGAPVEGVLSEQAPSGDYTMDASALGGITLVKSGPGTPLMTVASYGGNPVAAGVKLFAGEGSYFDVNLDSGEGVDAVELSWVAGSDVDPSDLHLMWHDEPARTWKLVSPQQVSAGTSGVVRVVARLDGASSPTVAQLTGTIFAGGANAPPEVTILAPEAGAMWEGDKIIRWAAADPDGDDGAVTIDLAYTSAGGNWVSIAAGVANVGEHEWDTSVVPAGGIYRVRVTATDALGGSGEATSEPFTVVKIAGHVAHGPNPSSDSVTFYFAGGAAGRLYVYDAAGRLVWQARVPEGLPSLQWDLRSTQGAMLGNGLYLYLLQLDDGTRSEVRRLVIER; encoded by the coding sequence GTGAAGCAGCGCTCAGGCTGGCAGGCAACTCGCGCGTCCAGGTCTCTTGCAAGCGGTCTGATCATCGGCCTCCTCTGCACGCTGGCCCCATGGGTGGCTCTGGCCGCCACTTTCACCGTGGACTCACTCGCGGACAGCCACGATCATACGCCCGGCGACGGGTCATGCGCCGATCAGTCAGGCGCGTGCACGCTTCGGGCGGCCATCGAAGACGCGAGCACCAACGGGGAGCCCGACACCATCCTCTTCGCCATCGACGGGGTCATTAGCCTCGTCCTCGGCCCCATTGAGCTTCTGGAAGGCGCGACGACCATCGCAGGGGCGGACGGTCGCGTCACGGTCGACGGGTCCGGGAATCCGCAGGATACGGATAACTTCCTGATTCGCTCGGACGACAACGTGATCCGAGGGCTTATGGTCCAGAATGCGCGGCGAGACGGCATACGCATCGAAGGCGCGCGCAACATCATCGGCGGCAGCGAGCCCGGGCACCGAAACGTCATCAGCCTCAACTCAAGCGCAGGAATCCACATTGATGGTGCTGGCGCGCTCGACAACGTGATCAGCGGTAACTACATTGGGACGGATCCAACGGGGAGGTTCGCGCGAGGCAACGCCTACTACGGCATCTATGTGCTCCGTGGTGAGCACACCATCATTGGCGGCGATACCCCATCAGAGCGGAATCTTATCTCGGGCAATGGGGAGTACGGGATCTACATCCTTGAAGCGAACAACAACGTAGTTAGCGGCAATTACGTAGGGACGGCGATTGATGGTGAAGTCGCCATAGGTAATAGTATAGGCGTCTCTATCGGGGGCTGGTCGACAGGCAACGTGGTTGGCGGCGACACGCCTGCAGAGCGGAACCTTGTCTCGGGAAACGGGAAAGGAATCGAGATCGGGCAACCTGGAGCTGCTGATAATGTGGTGATCGGTAACCTTATAGGCACGGACGTGAGCGGGACACGTGCGCTCGGCAACTCTACTGGTGTGGTCATCGTATCCGGCGCGACGTCCAACACAATTGGAGGTACGTCGGCCAGCGTCCGTAACGTGATCTCGGGCAACGTCTCGAGCGGAGTACAGATCGTGAGCAGCGGCACGACTGGTAACGCTGTCATCGGGAACTACATCGGAACCGACATCTCGGGCACTGTGGCCCTGGGCAACGGCCGTGACGGTGTTTCTCTGGAATACGGCACTCACGACAACATTGTCGGTGGGGAGAACCCAGGGGCGGGTAACGTCATCGCGTCCAACCAAGGGGCTGGCGTGCGGCTACTCCAGTCCACGAGCAACGTCGTCGCAGGCAACCGCATCGGTACCGACGCGAACGGCTCCAAGGCACTTGGCAACGGCCATGGGATCCTGCTTGAAAGCGCTGCCGCAGCCAACGTCATAGGTGGAGATACGCCTGAGTCCGGCAATCTCATCGCCTTTAACGGAACCGGCATCACCATGACGGGGTCAAGTACCAGGTTCAACAAGATCCGCTATAACAGCATGCGGGAGAACTCGGGGCCGGGCATCGTGATTTCCAATGGTGCTCAGGATGGCATATCACCGCCAACGATTCATAGCGCCGATCTCACGATGGTCGTCGGCACGGCCGCCTCGGGTGGGATGACCATTGATCTCTACCTCGCCGACGGCGACCCTTCAGGTGCCGGTGAGGGCGAGACATTCGTGACAACAGGCGTAACTGGCGAGAACGGCGACTTCGCCATTCCCGTTTCGGGCCTGTCAGCAGACGATGTACTGACGGCTACCGCGACCGACGCCTCGGGCAATACTTCGGCCTTCGCCCTCAACGTGGAAGTCAACGTCCCTCCCGTGGCCCAGGCTGGTCCAGATCAACTTGTACTGGTTGGCCAAGCAATGCAGCTTGACGGATCGGGGTCCCATGACCCGGACGGCGATTCGCTCTCGTATTCCTGGTCTTTCGTTTCGAAGCCTCCTTCCAGCGGGGCTGCCCTGGCCGACCCCTTCGCGCAGGCGCCGACTTTCGTCCCCGATGTCGCAGGAGAGTACCGGGTGGAGTTGGTCGTGGACGACGGCCACGGAGAAACTGACCGAGATGAGGTGACCGTCACCGCCAACACTCCGCCGGTGGCGGATGTGGGGCCTGATCAGCGTGTGCTGCCGGGGACAACGGTGCAGCTCGAGGGGTCTGGCTCCACTGACCCAGACGGGGACCCCCTCGCCTACGGGTGGGAGTTCGTCTTCAGGCCAGCGGGAAGCGAGGCGGTGCTGGCTGGCGCGAGTACGCCCACGGCCAGCTTCGTGGCCGATGTGGCGGGAGTTTACACCGTCCGGCTGACGGTGGACGACGGGCGTGGAGGGACTGCCCAGGACGAGGTCACCATCACCGCCAACACGCCGCCCGTAGCGAACGCGGGGCCGGGCCGTATCGTGCTCTTGGGTTCCACCGTACAGCTTGACGGCTCAGGGTCACATGATCCTGACGGGGACCAGCTGAGCTACCGCTGGACTCTGGTATCGGCCCCGAGCGGAAGCTCCGCTGCCTTGTCCGACCCGGCCTTGCCAGCGCCGACCTTCGACGCCGATGTGGCTGGGGCTTACGTACTGGAACTGGTTGTGACGGACAGCAGGGACGAGACGGGCGTGGATCAGGTGACCATCACGGCCAACACCCGGCCACTGGCCGATGCAGGATTGGACCAGCGAGTTCTGCCAGGAACAACGGTCCATCTCGACGGATCCGGCTCCAGTGACCCCGACGGGGATCCGCTGGTTTATGAATGGGGGTTCGTCTCCAGACCCTTGGGGAGTGAGGCGGCGCTCGCTGGCGCCTCGACCTCCACGGCCAGCTTCGTGGCCGATACGGCAGGGGTCTATGCCGTGCGGCTGACCGTAGAGGACGGTCGGGGCGCGAACGACCAGGACGAGGTCACCATCACCGCCAACACGCCGCCCCTGGCGAACGCAGGGCCAGACCAGGTCGTCCCGCTGGGCGCGACCGTACAACTGGACGCCTCTGGCTCCTTCGACGCTGACGGGGATGACCTCATGCACAACTGGAGCCTAATCGACATGCCCGATGGCAGTAGCGCAACGCTTTCCGATCCCGCGCTCCGTGCCCCGACATTTATCGCGGACCTCCCAGGCGAGTATCGGATCGAGTTGACTGTCAGCGACGGAGCCGAAGCGAATGTCGATGTGGTCGTTGTTACAGGCAACGCTCCCCCAGTCGCCAACGCGGGAGTTGATCAAGAGGTTCTCGTAGGCAACACCGTCCTCCTCGACGGCACGGGGTCCTCGGATCCCGAGGGCGACGCGCTGTCCTACTCGTGGTACTTTGTTTCCAAGCCACCCAACAGCAACGCTGCACTTTCCGACGATGCTACGGGAACACCCAGTTTTGTCCCCGACGTTGGAGGTGAGTACGTCGTAGCAGTCGGAGTTAGTGATGGAATCAGCGACAGTGAGCCCGACACGGTCACAATAGCGGCGAATTCCCGACCGGTAGCCCGTCCAGGTGAAGACCGAGTGGTGCTGGTGGGTTCAAGCGTTGAGATGGACGGATCAGCGTCCTTCGATCCTGACGGTGACCCGCTCACGTATGAATGGTCGTTGCTGTCGAAGCCCTCCGCCAGTGGCGCCGCCCTGGAAGGGGAAAACACGCCGACCCCCGCCGTCGTGGTTGATATCGCAGGTACCTACGTGGTCCGGTTGACCGTTGATGACCAGAGAGGTGGCACAGGCTCCGCCGAGGTAGCGATCCTCGCCAACACCGCACCCATCGCCGCTGCCGGAACAGACCAGTCGGTGAGTGTAGGTGATGCCGTGCAACTCGATGCCTCCGGCTCGCTCGATGCGGACGCTGATATCCTGGCGTACGTGTGGTCGTTTCTTTCTAAGCCGACATCCAGCGGTGCCACCCTGCTCAATCCGAATGCAGCGACGGCCTCCTTCCTTTCGGACGTCGCCGGTCAATACCATCTTCAGGTGCTGGTCACGGACATCCACGGGGCTACAGGCTCTGATGAGGTAGTGATTACCGCCAACACCGCACCCGTCGCCAATGCCGGTCCAGACCAACTTGTACCTGTGGGGACAACCGTGCAGCTGGACGCTTCCGGCTCCTTCGATTCGGACGGAGACAACCTCGTGTACGAATGGAGCCTATCGGGCATGCCCGATAGCAGTAGCGCAGTGCTCTCCGATCCCGCTCTCCCCTCCCCCACTTTCGTCGTGGACGTCCCCGGCCAGTATCAGGCAGATCTTGTTGTCAGTGACGGGCGAGAGTCGAGCTTCGACTCGACTATCGTCGTGGGAAACGCCGCCCCCGTCGCGAGTGCCGGGGCGGCTCAAGTCGTCCCCGTGGGGAAAATAGTCCGCCTTGACGGCACCGGCTCCGACGACCCCGAAGGCGATGAGCTGGCCTACTCCTGGCGCTTCGTGTTCCTCCCCGCCGGAAGCAACGCTTCGCTCGCTGGAGCGGATACGGACGCTCCAAGCTTCACCCCCGACGTCGCCGGGGAGTATGTACTGGAACTGGTTGTGAGCGATGGGCTGAGTGAGAGCCCTCCCGATCGCGTTACCGTCACTGGGAACGGCCGCCCGGTTGCCGATGTGGGACCCGATCAGGAGGTGCTGCTGGGGGCAAAAGTAACCCTCAACGGTGCAGGCTCAACCGACCCAGAAGGAGAGCCGCTGGCGTATGCGTGGGGCCTGACCGCACGCCCGGCAGGTAGCGAGGCGGCGCTGACCGGAGGCTCCACTCCAGTGGCGACCCTCGTGCCCGACCGCCCTGGAACCTACGAGGTCACCCTCACGGTCGCCGATCCATGGGGCGGCACGGATGCAGCGACCGTAGCGATCCTAGCCCGTGCCAGGCCGGTCACCACATTCGACCATGCACCCGCAACGGATCTCACGACCGCCAGCGTCATCGCGTTCGCAGACTCCTCCAGTGACGAGGACGGGGAAATCGTGGGCTGGGAGTGGGAGTTCGGCGACGGTGCGACCAGCAATCTCCAGAACCCCTCCCACCAGTACGCCGCGCCAGGAATCTACCACGTGTCGCTCGTCGTGACGGATGATGATGACCTCTCAAGTAACCCGGTGCGCGCCACGCTCGCTGTCGGGACGCCCGGCGCGCCCGTTGAGGGCGTATTGAGCGAGCAAGCGCCCTCGGGGGACTACACCATGGATGCCTCGGCCCTGGGTGGCATCACGTTGGTGAAGTCCGGGCCTGGTACCCCCCTGATGACTGTCGCCAGCTACGGCGGCAATCCAGTTGCCGCAGGGGTGAAGCTTTTCGCAGGAGAGGGAAGCTACTTCGACGTCAACCTCGACTCAGGCGAGGGTGTCGATGCCGTCGAACTCTCCTGGGTGGCCGGGAGCGACGTCGATCCGAGCGACTTGCACCTGATGTGGCACGACGAGCCCGCCCGTACGTGGAAGCTCGTTTCTCCCCAGCAGGTGTCTGCGGGCACGAGCGGAGTCGTACGGGTCGTCGCCCGTCTCGACGGGGCTTCCTCCCCGACGGTGGCCCAGCTTACCGGGACGATCTTCGCGGGCGGGGCCAACGCGCCACCGGAGGTAACGATCCTGGCGCCAGAGGCCGGGGCAATGTGGGAAGGCGACAAGATCATCCGCTGGGCTGCCGCCGACCCCGACGGGGACGATGGCGCGGTGACGATCGACCTCGCCTATACCTCGGCGGGCGGCAACTGGGTCTCCATCGCAGCAGGCGTGGCGAACGTCGGGGAGCACGAGTGGGATACTTCGGTGGTTCCGGCGGGCGGGATCTACCGCGTGCGGGTCACCGCGACGGACGCGCTCGGCGGCTCGGGTGAGGCCACCAGCGAGCCGTTCACCGTCGTGAAGATTGCCGGGCACGTGGCCCACGGGCCGAACCCCAGCTCCGACAGCGTGACCTTCTACTTCGCTGGCGGGGCCGCCGGTAGGCTCTACGTCTACGATGCGGCGGGGAGGCTGGTCTGGCAGGCCAGGGTTCCGGAAGGTCTACCGTCTCTCCAGTGGGACCTGCGCAGCACCCAGGGAGCGATGCTCGGCAACGGGCTGTACCTCTACCTGCTTCAGCTGGATGACGGCACCCGCTCCGAGGTGAGAAGGCTGGTGATAGAACGTTGA
- a CDS encoding UPF0164 family protein, producing the protein MRSHQKTERDGRARCIGTWLAPGLFLLSLAAWAPCWPAAEAQQDLAGTAAYLQIGMGARALAMGGAFVAVVDDATALYYNPAGLAALNGYEVTSFYSTEYGASSYGALGFAGPSFGLGLTYFTSTGIPETDAYANETGRFDLKAGSGMLGFGTQVGPLLLGTNATYVADKLHSGAGAGVTGTVGALLKLGPVRLGAAARQVAGEMRYASGADPFDPVYAIGAAVEARGVTLAAEYEALAFAGGRTQRRSARAGAEAWLGGSFALRAGAWYDLDNEELNASAGMGVRIGAARIDYAYHAPQRLAGTHRLSLSILL; encoded by the coding sequence ATGCGTAGCCACCAGAAGACAGAGCGCGATGGCCGCGCGAGATGCATTGGAACGTGGCTCGCCCCCGGGCTCTTCCTCCTCTCCCTTGCCGCTTGGGCGCCGTGCTGGCCCGCGGCCGAGGCGCAGCAGGATCTCGCTGGCACCGCTGCCTACTTGCAGATCGGGATGGGGGCCCGGGCGCTCGCGATGGGCGGCGCCTTCGTGGCGGTGGTTGACGATGCGACGGCGCTCTACTATAACCCCGCGGGCCTGGCCGCCCTGAACGGGTACGAGGTCACGTCCTTCTACTCAACAGAGTACGGCGCCTCCAGCTACGGGGCCCTCGGGTTCGCAGGGCCGTCCTTCGGTCTTGGCCTCACCTACTTCACGTCCACAGGGATACCCGAAACGGATGCCTACGCCAACGAAACGGGCCGCTTCGATCTCAAGGCGGGCTCGGGCATGCTCGGTTTCGGCACGCAGGTGGGCCCGCTTCTCCTGGGCACCAACGCCACCTACGTTGCGGACAAGCTTCACAGCGGCGCAGGAGCAGGCGTGACCGGGACCGTGGGCGCTTTGCTGAAGCTTGGCCCGGTGCGCCTGGGAGCTGCCGCCCGCCAGGTGGCGGGCGAGATGCGCTACGCCTCGGGCGCGGACCCCTTCGATCCGGTTTACGCCATTGGCGCCGCCGTCGAGGCGCGCGGCGTGACGCTTGCGGCCGAGTACGAGGCGCTGGCCTTTGCGGGAGGCAGAACACAGCGCAGGTCCGCTCGCGCGGGGGCCGAGGCCTGGCTGGGAGGCTCTTTCGCCCTGAGGGCGGGGGCATGGTACGATCTGGACAATGAGGAGCTGAACGCCAGCGCGGGCATGGGGGTCCGGATCGGCGCGGCCAGGATCGATTACGCCTACCACGCGCCCCAGCGGTTGGCCGGGACCCACAGGCTTTCGCTCAGCATTCTGCTGTGA
- a CDS encoding carboxypeptidase-like regulatory domain-containing protein, with amino-acid sequence MQNWLVVLVLVGLVATVAVPAATYQPPDEGITITGRVVNAEGEPLPATVSARQTWGRGISSTENYWKVPHWRMPQTRTDRDGYFELQGLHNYPQMENHMYYVVARPDDTSYDRFTGFYVDLTKYEDGAVVDWGTIVVNRTPR; translated from the coding sequence ATGCAGAACTGGCTGGTCGTGCTTGTCCTCGTCGGCCTCGTAGCGACGGTTGCAGTCCCGGCTGCGACTTACCAGCCGCCCGATGAGGGCATTACCATCACGGGCCGCGTGGTCAACGCGGAGGGCGAGCCGCTGCCAGCGACGGTCTCCGCGAGGCAGACGTGGGGCCGGGGCATCTCAAGCACGGAGAATTACTGGAAGGTACCCCACTGGCGCATGCCGCAGACGCGCACCGACAGAGACGGGTACTTCGAGCTGCAGGGCCTCCACAACTACCCCCAGATGGAGAACCACATGTACTACGTGGTCGCAAGGCCCGACGACACCAGCTACGATCGGTTCACCGGATTCTACGTGGACCTGACCAAATATGAGGACGGAGCGGTGGTGGACTGGGGCACGATCGTGGTCAACCGCACGCCGCGGTGA